A single window of Flagellimonas maritima DNA harbors:
- a CDS encoding sulfatase, which produces MKSTYFNFSFFCIAVLICVLGCNRSKRDIRSQNENNTPNIIFLLTDDQRWDALGYAGNSDIITPNLDTLAAESVYFKNAYVTTSICAVSRASILTGQYARRHNIWGFAKNFSEEQLQNTYPLLLRKAGYHIGFIGKYGVGNKLPSKHFDYWKGFPGQGTFNERDENGDSIHLTKKIGKQIVDFLELQQGNEKPFSLSVSFKAPHVESDPGHFNPDRAYDDLYVTDSMNIPKTSIEAFRNYFPERFTENNVARNRWETRFANPTMQQESIKDYYRLIYGVDQVVGKLRKELERLNLDQNTIIIFTSDNGFYLGEYGLAGKWYGSEPSIRVPMIIYNPSDTINAQKTINDKVLNIDIAPTILSYAGIQLPEQMQGKDLSELIDGKNNNWRNEFFYEHIWESSEAYYIPSTEGVVSGDKKYMKYFMNRDTTDVIFEELYDLSKDPKEINNLIGKPEANGLEMALRKKYVALKKAGE; this is translated from the coding sequence ATGAAATCAACATATTTTAATTTTTCTTTTTTTTGTATAGCTGTTTTGATTTGTGTCTTAGGATGTAATCGTAGCAAAAGGGATATTAGGTCACAAAATGAAAACAATACCCCAAACATCATCTTCCTCCTCACTGATGACCAACGTTGGGACGCACTTGGCTATGCGGGAAATTCAGATATTATAACACCAAATCTCGATACTCTGGCAGCTGAAAGTGTGTATTTCAAGAATGCATACGTTACTACCTCCATCTGTGCAGTTAGCAGAGCCAGTATTTTAACAGGGCAATATGCTAGAAGGCATAATATTTGGGGGTTTGCCAAAAACTTTTCAGAAGAGCAACTCCAAAATACATATCCTTTATTATTAAGGAAAGCTGGATACCATATTGGTTTTATTGGCAAGTACGGGGTGGGCAATAAATTACCTTCTAAACACTTTGACTATTGGAAAGGATTTCCAGGTCAAGGTACTTTCAATGAAAGAGACGAAAATGGGGATTCCATCCACTTGACTAAAAAAATTGGTAAACAAATAGTCGATTTCCTAGAGTTACAACAAGGCAATGAAAAACCGTTTTCCCTATCTGTTAGTTTCAAAGCGCCTCATGTGGAAAGTGATCCGGGACATTTCAATCCAGATAGGGCGTATGATGATTTATATGTCACCGATAGTATGAACATTCCTAAAACATCTATTGAAGCCTTTCGGAATTATTTCCCGGAAAGATTTACGGAAAATAACGTGGCAAGAAACAGATGGGAAACTCGTTTTGCCAATCCTACGATGCAGCAAGAATCCATAAAGGATTACTATCGTTTGATTTATGGTGTTGACCAAGTGGTAGGGAAACTACGCAAAGAACTCGAAAGGCTAAACCTGGATCAAAACACCATCATTATTTTTACCAGCGATAATGGTTTCTATTTAGGCGAATACGGCTTGGCCGGAAAGTGGTATGGTAGCGAACCTTCCATTCGTGTTCCGATGATAATCTATAATCCGAGTGATACGATAAACGCCCAGAAAACAATCAACGACAAGGTACTCAATATAGACATTGCACCTACCATACTCTCCTATGCGGGAATACAGCTCCCAGAGCAGATGCAGGGCAAAGACCTATCTGAACTAATTGATGGAAAGAATAATAATTGGCGGAACGAATTCTTTTACGAGCATATTTGGGAATCTTCTGAAGCCTATTATATTCCTAGTACTGAAGGCGTGGTAAGTGGTGACAAAAAGTACATGAAGTACTTCATGAATCGCGATACAACCGATGTCATTTTTGAAGAGCTCTATGATTTGTCCAAAGACCCTAAAGAAATCAACAATTTAATTGGAAAACCTGAGGCAAACGGATTAGAAATGGCGCTACGAAAGAAATACGTAGCATTGAAAAAAGCAGGGGAATAA
- a CDS encoding RagB/SusD family nutrient uptake outer membrane protein, translating into MKTRLSLYIITVALIAASCDEFLDESPETFQTPTAFFQTEAQIDEAVAGIYNTNRGLNNGAHWRFGENRSDNTSFQFNPGDRGGQGNEDVDLFLMLSANGNLSSYWNTSYSGISRANFVLENIDDVEFINEDNRDIRRGEVLFLRSWFYFNLVQLFGDVPFVTSAGDSPDEILSDEFLERIPIAQVYANILGDAQTAIDLLPAPGATETGRANRGAALMLKAKMHMVLQEFAEARPLLEQIQGLGYSLQATYPSVFDPANKNNSESIFEIQYSFALGQGSNFVSNFVPFNSGNDILGENGPPNSRAGQNQPTQDLINLYTPEDARFLHNISFYDDGMTIEPWMSKYNFGFEAQGNNTQDVNFPMFRYADALLLLAEVYNEVGGGDPVALLEQIRARSLTDASLSPEELADLEQTIADERRRELAFENHRWFDLLRTGKAVEVMTAHGVEQRALRATDPPQAYTNIRTLLGIPLGQVEEFGFTQNEGW; encoded by the coding sequence ATGAAAACCAGATTATCACTATACATAATTACGGTCGCTTTGATAGCTGCCAGTTGCGACGAATTTTTGGATGAAAGCCCAGAAACCTTTCAGACCCCTACAGCTTTTTTTCAGACCGAGGCCCAGATAGATGAAGCGGTAGCAGGCATTTATAATACGAATAGGGGATTAAACAATGGCGCCCATTGGCGCTTTGGGGAAAACAGATCGGACAATACCTCTTTTCAATTCAACCCTGGAGACCGAGGAGGACAAGGTAATGAAGATGTGGACCTTTTCTTGATGCTATCTGCAAATGGAAATTTGTCATCTTATTGGAATACCTCATATTCGGGCATTTCAAGGGCCAATTTTGTATTGGAAAATATCGATGATGTTGAATTCATCAATGAAGACAATAGGGACATTAGGCGGGGTGAAGTATTGTTTCTTAGAAGTTGGTTCTATTTTAATTTGGTACAGCTTTTTGGAGATGTTCCTTTTGTAACCTCAGCCGGAGATTCCCCGGACGAAATTCTTTCCGATGAGTTTCTGGAAAGAATACCGATAGCACAGGTGTATGCCAATATTTTGGGTGACGCACAGACTGCAATCGACCTTCTTCCTGCCCCGGGCGCCACAGAAACCGGAAGGGCCAACAGGGGAGCAGCATTGATGTTAAAGGCAAAAATGCATATGGTATTACAAGAGTTTGCTGAAGCCAGACCACTATTGGAACAAATACAGGGCCTGGGATACTCTTTACAGGCTACATATCCGAGCGTTTTTGATCCAGCAAACAAAAACAATAGCGAGTCCATCTTTGAAATCCAGTATTCTTTTGCCTTGGGGCAGGGGTCTAACTTTGTTTCCAATTTTGTGCCCTTTAATAGCGGTAACGATATCTTGGGGGAAAATGGTCCACCAAATTCTCGTGCTGGGCAAAATCAACCGACCCAAGATTTGATAAACCTTTACACCCCTGAGGATGCCCGCTTTTTACACAACATATCCTTCTATGACGATGGAATGACCATAGAGCCATGGATGAGCAAATATAATTTTGGATTTGAGGCTCAAGGCAATAATACTCAAGACGTCAATTTTCCTATGTTCCGCTATGCGGATGCTCTTTTATTATTGGCCGAGGTATATAACGAAGTAGGCGGTGGAGATCCTGTAGCCTTGTTGGAGCAAATACGTGCTAGGTCGCTGACGGACGCCAGTCTAAGTCCGGAGGAACTGGCAGATTTGGAACAGACCATTGCAGACGAACGGCGTAGGGAACTCGCTTTTGAAAACCATAGATGGTTTGATTTGTTGCGAACAGGCAAAGCCGTTGAAGTCATGACCGCCCATGGTGTCGAGCAGCGTGCATTAAGAGCAACAGACCCACCTCAAGCCTATACCAACATCAGAACTTTATTGGGAATTCCCTTAGGCCAAGTGGAGGAATTCGGTTTCACGCAAAATGAAGGCTGGTAA
- a CDS encoding PKD domain-containing protein: MKTKLNSVLILLSILTIVFLVGCDEDDPSVDEPYTLFTFNVTDLTVTFRNASVDNPQSYSWDFGDGQTSAEENPIYTYQEGGTYTVILTTSNSSGEDQFERTVTVIEPEEPLPPIVFETFDSFTADATVEGQGTAADGWAGAWTRLDGDDVNVVSGGILNNSLAVESSGNSILLDASGANTRYKRNFSTPYTDNGNTYWFAFQAEFTNTDLDGGEVQVMLVDNDAESFGAGGGDGQFLGIGKTINPSAVGLMTFGPFNNVEATDVTADGALWLVAKIETNGTADPDLVRLFVNPTPGTEPADGTEAVSFAAPELSGGWQGVGFKYTGGNVSSVKIDDIYVGNTYQDVTPLNYLDLPPVVFETFDSYTVDASVEGQGAAEDGWLGPWARLSGGDVNVVSGGIVNNTLSVETTGNSLLLDASVGATRYKRGLSETYLDDGRTYWFAFQAEFAGATDDTGELIVMLVDNDTEDFGGSGPNGQFLGIGKTISLGAPLGMMTFGPFNNIDATDVSVEDGPLWLVAKIETNGTADPDLVRVFVNPTPGSEPANGTEAVSFTAPELNGGWQGIGFKFSGGTTTAKIDDIYLGFRFADVTPENY; the protein is encoded by the coding sequence ATGAAGACCAAACTTAATTCTGTGCTGATTCTTCTTTCAATCCTAACAATCGTTTTTTTGGTTGGGTGCGATGAAGATGATCCAAGCGTAGATGAGCCATACACCTTATTTACGTTCAATGTGACTGATTTAACTGTCACATTTAGAAACGCATCGGTGGACAATCCTCAAAGTTATAGCTGGGATTTTGGTGATGGACAAACATCTGCTGAAGAAAACCCGATTTACACTTATCAGGAAGGAGGTACATACACCGTTATATTGACTACCAGCAATAGTTCAGGGGAAGACCAATTCGAAAGGACAGTTACGGTCATCGAACCTGAAGAACCATTACCACCTATAGTTTTTGAAACGTTCGATAGTTTTACGGCCGATGCTACCGTAGAGGGCCAGGGTACCGCTGCTGATGGATGGGCAGGGGCATGGACTAGATTGGATGGAGATGATGTAAATGTGGTGTCCGGTGGTATTTTAAATAATTCACTTGCCGTGGAATCTTCAGGAAATTCCATTTTACTGGACGCAAGCGGTGCTAATACGCGCTATAAACGTAATTTCTCGACTCCATATACGGATAATGGCAATACGTACTGGTTCGCTTTTCAAGCCGAGTTTACTAATACGGATTTGGATGGAGGTGAAGTACAGGTGATGCTGGTTGATAACGATGCGGAAAGTTTTGGGGCAGGTGGCGGCGATGGCCAATTTTTGGGAATCGGTAAAACTATTAACCCGAGTGCGGTGGGTCTAATGACCTTTGGACCATTTAATAATGTAGAGGCAACCGACGTGACGGCTGATGGTGCGCTATGGTTGGTAGCCAAGATTGAGACCAATGGGACTGCTGATCCCGACCTTGTCCGATTGTTTGTCAATCCTACTCCCGGTACCGAACCTGCAGATGGTACGGAGGCTGTATCCTTTGCTGCCCCTGAGCTCAGTGGTGGATGGCAGGGAGTTGGCTTTAAGTATACCGGCGGAAATGTCTCCTCAGTAAAAATTGATGACATCTACGTAGGCAATACGTATCAGGATGTTACACCCCTAAATTATCTAGACCTCCCACCCGTAGTTTTTGAAACCTTCGATAGTTATACGGTTGATGCTTCCGTTGAGGGGCAAGGTGCTGCCGAAGATGGATGGTTAGGCCCATGGGCTAGATTGTCCGGCGGTGATGTAAATGTGGTTTCAGGGGGAATTGTAAACAATACACTCTCAGTAGAAACAACAGGCAATTCCTTATTACTGGATGCCAGTGTTGGCGCAACACGCTACAAAAGGGGATTGTCGGAAACCTATCTGGATGATGGGCGTACGTACTGGTTTGCCTTTCAAGCAGAGTTTGCTGGTGCAACCGATGACACTGGTGAATTGATAGTGATGCTGGTCGATAATGATACAGAAGACTTTGGCGGGAGTGGACCGAACGGTCAATTTTTGGGAATTGGTAAAACGATATCCCTTGGTGCCCCTCTTGGTATGATGACCTTCGGACCCTTTAATAACATAGACGCAACAGACGTGTCAGTAGAGGATGGCCCATTATGGTTGGTTGCCAAGATTGAAACCAATGGAACCGCCGACCCTGATTTGGTTCGGGTGTTTGTCAATCCTACTCCAGGCAGCGAACCCGCCAACGGAACAGAAGCAGTTTCTTTTACAGCTCCCGAACTGAATGGTGGCTGGCAGGGAATTGGTTTTAAGTTTAGTGGAGGTACAACCACTGCGAAAATTGATGACATCTATTTAGGTTTCCGCTTTGCAGATGTTACGCCTGAAAACTATTAG
- a CDS encoding glycoside hydrolase family 2 TIM barrel-domain containing protein, whose product MSTKSLHIVFQLFFLVFASQPYAQTKPHWQNPEVVNVNKLPARATSISYPDEKLAIAADRDASPRKLSLDGAWKFHFAEAPSKAPQDFFQPTYPDNNWNELPIPSNWELYGYGKPWHRLTHQIWENKGVEQPNIPEDYNPTGSYRKNFTLPKEWKDMQVTLHVGAASSALRVWVNGNYVGYSEDNRLPAEFDITPLLTPKKENLIALQVLQWSDGSYLEDQDHWRMSGITREVYLEAAPKVQLYDFGVRTDLDENYEDAELQIRPEIVKFGNVDTKDWTVAAQLYDEESQPVLPKALEITVEKILKEHYPQIGNRPFENLMKVDVKNPKKWSAEFPNLYTLVLSLRDANGKLVEARSTRIGFREIDISDGQFKVNGVPVLLYGVNRHDWDAITGKAENKEAMRRDAELMKRLNVNASRSSHYPNPPYWYELCDEYGIYVMDEANIESHGKGSLFSNIPAWHSAFLERGIRMVERDKNYPSIVSWSLGNEAGFGPNHAALSAWIKEFDPTRPIHAEGAQNIYGYNWPKPEPKDRVYTDFLSRMYRLTDDMIDLATKSDDNRPVIWCEYAHSQGNSTGDLEGYWKAIRKYSRLVGGFVWDWRDQLVFKESKDEKPLWKHGQDFGQEQADLNPIQKGLISADGKIKSGGWQAKYVWQRVKIAADSISKGLFTVENRHFRTNLNTYDVVWEITEDGKVVKSGSIDSPDIEAGTSGKLRLDLPKIDMKQGFYYHLKISFTLKEDKPWAKKDYAIAGEQFLLNYIPISKTTEKKSAPQLMESSSEIIITTQTTKLVFDKRGGRLVVYEMDGKNLISSAPKPNFWRPPTDNDLASEIIKRQGFWKAASIQQKLIAISTTKTDKDIRVVMAHKLANSEATVTQTYVLLKDGTLQVDHHFQPEANMPEMPRLGWQLQIPSEYDQIQWFGRGPLESYSDKKTGAFFGNYQKSVKNDFTYYVRPQESSNKAEVYWAELRDSNGRGLRIEFVGHPLSFSAWPFTQEQIEKANRIEELIFEETITLNIDYKQMGVGGDNTWNLDARPHEAFRIGAKPHAYSFKIIPVKD is encoded by the coding sequence ATGAGCACCAAATCGTTACACATAGTTTTTCAACTCTTTTTTTTGGTATTTGCCTCCCAACCGTATGCCCAGACCAAACCTCATTGGCAAAATCCTGAGGTGGTTAACGTTAATAAACTTCCTGCAAGGGCAACATCTATATCTTATCCCGATGAGAAACTGGCCATTGCTGCAGATAGGGATGCTTCTCCAAGAAAGCTATCATTGGATGGAGCTTGGAAGTTTCATTTTGCCGAGGCACCTTCCAAAGCACCTCAAGACTTTTTTCAACCCACTTATCCCGATAATAATTGGAATGAATTACCCATACCCTCCAACTGGGAGCTATATGGCTATGGCAAGCCTTGGCATCGTCTAACACACCAAATTTGGGAAAATAAAGGGGTAGAACAACCCAATATCCCAGAAGATTATAATCCAACAGGAAGCTACCGAAAGAACTTTACCCTCCCAAAAGAATGGAAAGATATGCAAGTAACGCTGCATGTAGGGGCAGCTTCTTCTGCTCTTCGTGTATGGGTCAATGGCAATTACGTTGGGTATAGTGAGGACAATCGCTTGCCAGCAGAATTTGATATCACACCCCTCCTCACCCCAAAAAAAGAGAACCTGATTGCTTTGCAAGTGCTGCAATGGTCAGATGGTAGTTATTTGGAAGACCAGGACCATTGGCGTATGAGCGGAATTACACGTGAAGTCTATCTGGAAGCAGCGCCCAAAGTACAGTTGTATGATTTTGGGGTTAGAACGGATTTGGATGAAAACTATGAAGACGCTGAACTCCAGATACGTCCGGAAATTGTAAAGTTTGGGAATGTTGACACCAAGGATTGGACAGTCGCCGCACAGCTCTATGACGAAGAAAGTCAGCCTGTTTTACCTAAGGCTTTGGAAATAACTGTGGAAAAGATTTTGAAAGAACATTATCCCCAGATTGGCAACCGACCCTTTGAAAACCTAATGAAGGTTGATGTAAAGAACCCAAAAAAGTGGTCGGCAGAGTTTCCTAATCTGTATACACTTGTTCTTTCTTTGCGAGATGCCAATGGTAAGTTGGTTGAAGCCCGAAGCACACGTATTGGTTTTCGAGAAATCGATATTTCAGATGGCCAGTTTAAGGTAAATGGAGTTCCTGTTTTGCTCTACGGAGTCAATCGGCACGATTGGGATGCCATTACTGGCAAGGCTGAAAATAAAGAAGCCATGCGTCGCGATGCAGAACTGATGAAACGGTTGAATGTGAACGCCTCCCGCTCTTCACACTATCCAAACCCACCATACTGGTACGAATTGTGCGATGAATACGGTATTTACGTAATGGACGAGGCCAACATTGAGAGTCATGGTAAAGGTTCTCTTTTTAGTAATATTCCAGCTTGGCATAGTGCTTTTTTGGAACGCGGCATCCGTATGGTAGAGCGCGACAAAAACTATCCATCCATCGTTAGTTGGTCTTTGGGGAACGAAGCCGGTTTTGGACCCAATCATGCGGCACTTTCAGCTTGGATAAAGGAATTTGACCCAACACGTCCCATTCATGCGGAAGGTGCGCAAAACATCTATGGCTATAACTGGCCAAAGCCTGAACCAAAAGACCGAGTTTATACTGATTTCCTGAGTAGAATGTATCGTCTTACGGATGACATGATTGATCTTGCAACGAAATCTGATGATAATCGACCAGTGATTTGGTGCGAATATGCTCACTCTCAAGGCAATTCAACAGGAGATTTAGAAGGATATTGGAAGGCAATCCGAAAATACTCCCGACTTGTAGGAGGTTTTGTGTGGGACTGGCGGGACCAATTGGTTTTTAAGGAAAGTAAGGATGAAAAACCATTGTGGAAACATGGGCAAGACTTTGGTCAGGAACAAGCCGATTTAAATCCTATTCAAAAGGGATTGATTTCTGCCGATGGAAAAATAAAATCAGGGGGGTGGCAGGCCAAATATGTATGGCAACGGGTCAAAATTGCTGCCGATAGTATTTCCAAAGGGTTATTTACGGTTGAGAATCGACATTTCAGAACAAATTTGAATACTTATGATGTGGTTTGGGAAATCACTGAGGACGGAAAAGTGGTCAAAAGCGGAAGCATTGATTCTCCAGATATTGAAGCAGGGACTTCGGGAAAATTACGGTTGGACCTTCCCAAAATAGATATGAAGCAAGGGTTCTATTACCATTTGAAGATTTCCTTTACATTGAAAGAAGATAAACCCTGGGCCAAGAAAGACTATGCCATAGCTGGTGAACAGTTTTTGTTAAATTACATTCCCATCTCAAAGACTACTGAGAAAAAATCTGCTCCCCAACTCATGGAGTCTTCATCTGAAATCATAATCACCACACAAACCACCAAATTGGTATTTGATAAAAGAGGCGGTAGGTTGGTGGTTTATGAAATGGATGGCAAAAACCTCATTAGCTCTGCTCCCAAGCCCAACTTTTGGCGTCCGCCTACGGACAACGATCTTGCTTCAGAGATTATTAAACGTCAAGGCTTTTGGAAAGCGGCATCCATACAACAAAAGCTTATTGCCATATCTACAACGAAGACCGACAAGGATATTAGGGTAGTTATGGCTCACAAATTGGCGAATTCCGAAGCAACGGTAACGCAGACCTATGTTTTATTGAAAGATGGCACTTTACAGGTAGACCATCATTTTCAACCGGAAGCCAATATGCCCGAAATGCCAAGACTGGGTTGGCAGTTACAGATTCCTTCGGAATATGATCAAATACAATGGTTTGGACGAGGACCTTTGGAAAGCTATTCCGATAAAAAAACCGGTGCCTTTTTCGGAAATTATCAGAAATCGGTTAAAAATGATTTTACCTACTATGTTCGTCCACAGGAAAGTAGTAACAAGGCCGAAGTATACTGGGCGGAATTGAGGGATTCTAATGGAAGAGGCCTTCGCATTGAATTCGTTGGTCATCCATTAAGTTTCAGTGCCTGGCCCTTTACCCAAGAACAGATTGAAAAGGCCAATCGTATTGAAGAATTGATTTTTGAAGAAACGATTACCTTGAACATAGATTACAAACAAATGGGAGTAGGGGGAGACAACACCTGGAATTTGGATGCACGTCCGCATGAGGCTTTTCGGATTGGTGCTAAGCCTCACGCGTACAGCTTTAAAATTATTCCAGTAAAAGATTAG
- a CDS encoding alpha-L-rhamnosidase C-terminal domain-containing protein, translating into MKWYLMLLSIYLASCKGDYSPQANAFQNSDAKEWQANWITAKDSLADKNVWIAFRKQFSVENTETPTILRIAVDSKYWLYLNGEMIVFEGGLKRGPTPNDTYYDEVDLTGKLQKGENTLAVLLWYFGKEGMTHKSSGQVGMMGELYQNNQLMVQTDDTWKAIPHSAYISESEDPQPNWRLPESNVVFDARKDISEWVNPGFDDNNWPSAKILGTGITEPWNSLVKRPIPFWKDSGLKAYKNEMNFPFVSTGDTITCTLPYNGHFTPYLSINAKAGERITMLTDNYKGGSEYNMRAEYISEEGEQTYESLGWINGHVMYHVIPRGVEVLDLKYRETGYDTEFAGSILVDDDFYNQMCKKAVRTLYVTMRDNYMDTPGRERAQWWGDVVLESGEAFYALSRSSDALMRKGMLELMNWQRPDSTIFSPIPTGIWDQELPGQMLSSVGHYGFWNYYLNTGDLETIAQIYTPVKRYLSVWKYTKEGVVKERQGGWNLGDWGENKDMPIIQNTQFFMALKGYANMAEALGNKTEADSVRKEMKRFKKSFNETFWRGDHYRSANYKGETDDRSQGLAVVAGLVDADKYKAIYKVLQKEKHASPYMEKYVLEALFQMGYPEYALQRMKERFSKMVLDTTYTTLWEGWGIGAEGYGGGTTNHAWSGGGLTLLYQYVAGIAPTSPGWETFLIRPQLGFLKHISAVVPTVKGTIKVEVKNEETYQLIMEVPAETKAKVYIPSKYKDIKINETEVIYTEKEGFKLFEIDSGYYKVEATE; encoded by the coding sequence ATGAAATGGTACTTAATGCTCCTGTCTATATATTTAGCATCTTGCAAAGGAGATTACTCCCCACAGGCCAATGCTTTCCAAAACTCAGATGCTAAAGAGTGGCAAGCAAACTGGATTACTGCCAAAGATTCCCTAGCGGATAAAAACGTATGGATTGCTTTTCGAAAGCAATTTTCCGTCGAAAATACAGAGACTCCCACAATTTTGCGCATCGCAGTGGATTCCAAATACTGGCTTTACCTTAATGGTGAAATGATTGTTTTTGAGGGAGGATTAAAACGCGGACCTACTCCAAATGATACCTATTATGATGAAGTAGACCTTACGGGAAAATTACAAAAGGGAGAAAATACTTTGGCAGTACTACTTTGGTACTTTGGTAAAGAGGGCATGACTCATAAATCAAGTGGTCAAGTTGGAATGATGGGCGAATTGTATCAAAACAATCAGTTGATGGTTCAAACTGACGATACTTGGAAAGCAATACCCCACTCTGCCTATATTTCGGAAAGTGAGGACCCCCAACCTAACTGGCGGTTGCCCGAATCCAATGTAGTTTTTGATGCGCGGAAAGATATCTCGGAATGGGTGAATCCTGGATTTGATGACAATAATTGGCCTTCTGCAAAAATACTTGGAACAGGAATAACCGAGCCTTGGAACAGCCTGGTAAAACGACCAATTCCTTTTTGGAAGGATTCAGGTTTAAAAGCCTACAAAAATGAAATGAACTTTCCTTTTGTTAGCACTGGGGATACTATCACGTGCACGCTGCCTTACAATGGTCATTTCACCCCTTATCTCAGTATCAATGCAAAAGCAGGTGAAAGAATTACCATGCTCACTGATAACTATAAAGGAGGCTCGGAATACAATATGCGAGCAGAGTACATATCAGAAGAAGGCGAACAAACCTATGAGTCATTGGGTTGGATCAATGGGCATGTAATGTACCATGTGATTCCCAGGGGGGTTGAAGTTCTTGATTTAAAATATCGCGAAACCGGATATGACACCGAATTCGCAGGAAGCATTTTGGTGGATGATGATTTTTATAATCAAATGTGCAAGAAAGCAGTACGTACCTTGTATGTAACTATGCGAGACAATTATATGGACACCCCTGGTCGCGAACGTGCCCAATGGTGGGGCGATGTAGTATTGGAAAGTGGCGAAGCCTTTTATGCGCTAAGTCGTTCATCAGATGCATTGATGCGAAAAGGAATGCTGGAACTGATGAACTGGCAACGCCCCGACAGCACTATTTTCTCTCCAATTCCCACGGGAATCTGGGATCAAGAATTGCCCGGACAGATGTTATCCAGCGTGGGACATTATGGTTTTTGGAACTATTATCTGAATACCGGTGACTTGGAGACCATAGCACAGATTTACACACCAGTAAAACGCTATCTTTCTGTGTGGAAGTACACGAAAGAAGGTGTTGTCAAAGAAAGGCAAGGTGGTTGGAACTTAGGTGACTGGGGAGAGAACAAGGACATGCCAATAATCCAAAACACCCAATTTTTCATGGCCTTAAAGGGATATGCGAACATGGCGGAAGCTTTGGGCAATAAGACAGAAGCAGATAGTGTTCGAAAAGAGATGAAACGTTTTAAGAAATCCTTTAATGAAACCTTCTGGAGAGGCGATCATTACAGATCGGCAAATTACAAAGGAGAAACGGACGACCGTTCCCAAGGGTTGGCCGTGGTCGCAGGGTTAGTAGATGCCGACAAGTATAAAGCTATTTATAAGGTCCTTCAAAAGGAAAAACACGCTAGTCCCTATATGGAAAAGTATGTGTTGGAAGCATTGTTTCAAATGGGCTATCCAGAGTATGCGCTACAACGAATGAAAGAACGGTTCTCAAAAATGGTGTTGGATACCACCTATACGACTCTTTGGGAAGGGTGGGGTATTGGAGCAGAAGGCTATGGTGGAGGGACCACCAACCACGCATGGAGTGGTGGAGGCCTTACTTTGTTATATCAGTATGTAGCGGGCATAGCACCTACATCGCCGGGATGGGAAACCTTTCTGATTAGACCACAACTAGGTTTTTTAAAACATATCTCCGCTGTGGTTCCTACAGTAAAGGGAACCATTAAGGTAGAGGTGAAAAATGAAGAAACGTATCAGCTGATTATGGAAGTTCCAGCAGAAACAAAAGCAAAGGTTTATATTCCCTCGAAATACAAAGACATAAAGATAAATGAAACGGAAGTGATTTATACCGAAAAAGAAGGTTTTAAATTATTCGAAATTGATTCAGGCTATTACAAAGTTGAAGCAACAGAATAA